From the Trifolium pratense cultivar HEN17-A07 linkage group LG4, ARS_RC_1.1, whole genome shotgun sequence genome, the window GGTAGACACTGGTTCATCCTTGAACGTCATGCCCAAGACAACCCTTAACAAATTAGCAAGTGAAGAAGCATCAATAAGGCCAAGCTCTCTAATAGTGAAGGCCTTTGATGGGTCCAAAAGAGCAGTCATGGGAGAAGTTGATTTACCAATCCATATTGGTCCACAACTTTTCATTATCACCTTCCAAATCATGGACATCAATCCCGCTTATAGTTGCTTACTTGGAAGACCTTGGATTCATGCTGCTGGGGCAGTCACCTCCACTCTGCATCAAAAGCTAAAATTCATAGCCGACGATAAGGTAATTGTAGTATCGGGACAAGAGGATATGATGGTGAGCCATCTCTCATCCTTTCGATACATAGAAGCAGATGAAGAAATTGCTGAGGTCCCTTTTCAAGCGCTTGAAATTGCTAGTGCTACTACCTTGCAGGAAAAGCGCAAGTCTAGCAAGAAGAGTGGGTTGACCATGACTTCATGGAAAGCTATGAAAGAAGCTTTGGAAGAAGGAATTCCATCAGGCTGGGGCAAAGTGCCAGAAGTTTGCGAGAAGAAGGATCGCTTTGGGCTGGGATACCAACCAACAACAAGAGGAATATTGGGAGCTGCTCAAAGGAAAATGGGCACCCTTCAAGAGACGTTCCGTAGTGCGGGATTCAACTACGAGGGCCATGTGGCGAtgttgaatgatgaagaagaagacacACCCGACTTGGTGCATCAGTGTGCTCCAGATGAAGTCCTCCGCAATTGGAAAGCCTGGGAGATTCCGGAAGTTATTTCTAAGTAATTTActtgtttttcttgaaaaaaaaattcctttgcTCTGCCCAAGGCAATTGGATTTCTTTTGTAGGGCACCCCTCATGTTTTAAAGCTTTTCAtcaataaaaatgcattttaTATACACCAAAGTTTATTTCTCTTTcatgtcttttatttttctttcttaaaaaaatggCAACGTtttcaaaacatattttttttgcagTTTCTTTAAATCATTCTAAAAAAAAGTCATCCTCATGCAGATCCACCAATAGACCCATTGAAACTAACACCGCTATGATCCCTGTCGACTTCGAATTTCCAATCAACCAAGCCGAAGAAGGTGATGAAGACGATTCTGAGCTTCCCGAAGGGCTAGCCCGTCTCTTGgaacaagaagagaaagagattCAACCGCACCAAGAACCTATAGAAGTAATCAACTTGGGGACTGATGAGGATAAGAAAGAGATCAAGATAGGAGCCTCTTTACAAGAAGGTGTAAAAAGAAGACTGGTCAATCTGCTACAAGAGTACGTGGACGTGTTCGCTTGGTCATATCAAGATATGCCGGGTTTGGACACCGACATAGTCGTACATAAGCTACCGCTTAAACCCGAGTGTCCGCCAGTAAAGCAAAAGTTGAGAAGAACAAGGCCCGATATGGCTCTTAAGATTAGAGAAGAGGTTAGAAAGCAATTTGACGCAGGGTTTCTAGCAGTATCCAAGTATCCACAATGGGTAGCTAACATTGTGCCAGTCCCAAAGAAAGATGGAAAAGTCCGAATGTGTGTAGATTATCGAGACTTGAACCGTGCAAGCCCAAAAGATGACTTCCCTCTACCTCACATTGATGTTTTAGTGGACAACACAGCTCAATATTCAGTTTTCTCCTTTATGGATGGCTTTTCGGGATACAACCAAATCAAGATGGCTCCGGAAGACATGGAGAAAACCACATTCATGACCCCATGGGGAACCTTTTGTTATAAGGTTATGCCTTTCGGCTTGAAAAACGTCGGGGCAACGTATCAAAGAGCAATGGTGACTCTCTTCCATGACATGATCCATAAGGAAATAGAGGTGTATGTTGATGACATGATCGCTAAATCCCAAGAGGAAGAAGACCACTTGATCCATTTACAAAAACTTTTTGCTCGCTTAAGAAAATTCAAGTTACGACTAAACCCCAACAAGTGCACTTTTGGGGTCAGGTCAGGGAAGTTATTGGGATTTATTGTCAGTCAAAGGGGAATTGAAGTAGATCCCGACAAAGTCAAAGCTATACAAAATATGCCTGCACCAAAGACTGAGAAAGAGGTGCGTGGATTTTTGGGGAGATTGAACTACATTGCCCGGTTCATTTCACATCTTACTGCCACGTGTGAACCAATCTTCAAGCTATTAAGAAAGGATCAAGCCATTGAGTGGAATGAAGACTGCCAAAGGGCATTTGACAAGATTAAGGAATACTTGCAGGAACCACCAATCTTGACACCTCCAGTTCCTGGGAGGCCCCTCCTTATGTATCTGACAGTACTAGAAGGGTCAATGGGTTGTGTGCTAGGGCAGCAAGACGAAACTGGAAGGAAAGAACATGCAATCTACTTCCTAAGCAAGAAATTCACAGAATGTGAGTCGAGGTACACCGCACTCGAAAAAACCTGCTGCGCATTAGCATGGGCTGCCCGACGCCTAAGGCAATACATGTTAACCCACACCACTATGCTGATATCAAAGATGGACCCGATAAAGTACATCTTTGAGAAGCCAGCACTCACAGGAAAGATTGCACGCTGGCAAATGTTATTATCAGAGTACGACATCCAATATGTCACTCAGAAGGCAATTAAAGGGAGTGTGTTGGCTGAACATCTTGCCCATCAACCATTGGAGGAGTACCAACCTATACAGTTTGACTTCCCGGACGAAGACATCATGGTCGTGAGTGACAAAGAAGCCATAGGGGATGACGAAGGACCTGAACCGGGCGCTCGGTGGAAACTTGCTTTTGACGGAGCTTCAAATGCTATGGGGCACGGAGTTGGAGCTGTCTTAATATCACCAAGAAATGGATATACCCCTTTCACAGCAAGGTTGTGCTTTGACTGCACGAATAATGTGGCGGAATACGAAGCATGCATCATGGGTCTCGAAGCAGCCATTAATCTGAGGATCAAAATTCTAGAAGTGTATGGGGACTCAGCTTTGGTCATTTGCCAAGTGAAAGGAGAATGGGAAACACGACATCCCAAATTGATCCCATACCGAGCCCACGTAGTGAAACTGATGGAATACTTTGATGAAATCACATTTCATCATATTCCTAGAGAGGAAAATCAAGTAGCAGATGCTCTAGCCACATTATCATCAATGTACCAAGTGAGGTCCCACAATGAAGCACCTATCATAAAAGTGGAGCGTAGAGATGAACCGGTCGTATGCACAATAGTTGAAGAGGGACTTGATGGGAAACCTTGGTTTCACGACATTAAACGATACCTCGAGAAGCAAGAATACCCGGAAAACGCCTCATCCAATGACAAGAAAACCTTGAGAAGATTGGCATCACAGTTCTTCTTAAATGGAGATGTACTCTACAAGAGAAATCATGACATGATCCTACTCAGATGTGTGGATAAGCGTGAAGCAGAGCTTCTGATTACGGAAATTCATGAGGGTTCTTTTGGAACACATGCCAATGGGCACGCAATGGCAAAGAAAATCCTAAGGGCAGGTTATTATTGGCTAACCATGGAAGCCGACTGTTTTCGTTACGTCAAGACATGCCACAAATGCCAAATCTATGCCGATAAAGTGCACGTGCCACCAACTCCTTTGAACGTCTTAACAGCGCCATGGCCTTTCTCTATGTGGGGAATAGACATGATTGGAATGATCGAGCCAAAGGCCTCTAACGGACACCGATTCATCCTAGTTGCAATCGATTATTTCACCAAATGGGTTGAAGCAGCCTCTTATGCAAATGTGACAAAACAAGTGGTAGTCCGGTTCATAAAAAAGGAGATAATTTGCCGCTATGGAATTCCCAACAAGATTATCACAGATAATGGGTCGAATCTTAATAACAAGACAATGAAAGAATTGTGCGGGGACTTCAAAATTGAACACCATAATTCGTCACCTTACCGACCAAAGATGAACGGCGCCGTAGAAGCAGCCAACAAAAACATCAAGAAAATCATTCAAAAGATGGTGAAAAACTACAAGGACTGGCACGAAATGCTCCCTTACGCCTTGCATGGCTATAGAACGACGGTCCGCACTTCCACTGGGGCAACTCCTTTTTCCCTGGTATATGGCATGGAGGCAGTACTTCCTATTGAAGTGGAAATCCCTTCATTAAGGGTCTTAATGGAAACCAAATTGGAAGAAGCTGAGTGGGTTCAAACGAGGTTTGATCAACTAAACCTCATCGAAGAAAAGCGCCTGACGGCATTGTGCCATGGCCAATTGTATCAAAAGAGGCTCAAAAAGGCATTTGACAAGAAGGTTCGTCCTCGAGAGTTCCACGAAGGAGATCTAGTGTTGAAGAAGATACTACCCATTCATAAGGATCCACGTGGAAAATGGACACCTAACTACGAAGGGCCATATGTTGTGAAGAAAGCTTTCTCAGGCGGAGCTTTAATCATCACCACCATGGATGGAGAAGAGCTCCCGCTTTCGGTGAACGCCGACGCAGTCAAGAAATACtatgcctaaaaaaaaaaaaaaaagaaaaaaagaacccGATAGGTTGAAAACCCGAAAGGGCGGCCTAATCAAGAAAGGGTACACTCCCGGTGGACTGAAAACTCGAAAGAGCGGTCCAGGCAAAAATTAGGGATTTAGCAAAAGTAAGGCAAATGCGGACCTCATAACAAAGCTCAAGTGGGGAGAATCAGTTTAATCATTGACTCTGGAGGCAAGGTTTTGTAATTTTGAAATCACAGGGAAAATAGCATGTGCATTAGTTTCAATTACTTCTTGTTGCCATTTTATCTCCATCCAGTAATCCCCTCTTATAGCAATTACATACTTGTGTACCATTACCCATTCGTGGGTCAATAGTCAATCAATAAAATCTCTTTTGATTTCCCTTTCACTTTTGTGTCCATTTATGAAATGCtgatttatttttgataatgcgttaaaacatgaaaattttcAGACAAAAAGTTTTTCAAGAAGCAATTCTTGCttttaaataattgaaagaaTTATCATTAGATCCCGATGTGGCATCCATGAATCAAACTCAAAGTCTCATCATCAATTGCCCAATAAAAGGATCGCATTCCCCAACAAGGACCAAAATGCAGTGCAGAGCACAATTGGAGTATCACGAGTATCTCCCAACAACCTCGCAATCGGAAGATCATCAAAGATCGTAAATATCAAGGAAGTAAGAGGGTTCCATCCACAAGAGGCTAACCCCAGTTTGGTCACTCCAAGAAGGGACAAAAGAAATCAGTCTCTGCCAACATGTCATTCCATGCATTAATCATGCATCTCATACAACATACATCTCAAATCATAGCATGCatccaccaaaaaaaaatatatcatgcATAAAACAAATGCATATgcataaaacattcataaaagGTATGCGGAAAGTTATCCATTGTTCAAAGGATCCCTTATCTTAACAAGAATGTCTACTGATTCACTAGTAGGTAATCTCTCTGCGAAGTGTCGATTGACATTTGCTCCCCAGCAAACTTACTTCCAAGTAAACTTCTTCTATATCATCCTCAGCTGATAATCATTTTATAAGATCAATGTTAACACATGGGTATGTGTTAACGTCTCATATCCCCAAGAAAATCATCTTGTCTCTTAGATCTAAGCACCCGCCGAGGCGACGATCCATTTGTCTTTTAGTCTAAGCACCCTTCGAGGCGACGACTTGTCTTTTAGATCTAAGCACCCGCCGAGGCGACGATCCATTTGTCTTTTAGTCTAAGCACCCTTCGAGGCGATGACTTGTCTTTTAGATCTAAGCACCCGCCGAGGCGACGATCCATTTGTCTTTTAGTCTAAGCACCCTTCGAGGCGACGACTTGTCTTTTAGATCTAAGCACCTGCCGAGGCGACGATCCATTAGTTTTTAGTCTAAGCACCCTTCGAGGCGACGACTTGTCTTTTAGATCTAAGCACCCGCCGAGGCGACGATCCATTTGTCTTTTAGTCTAAGCACCCTTCGAGGCGACGATTTGTCTTTTAGATCTAAGCACCTGCCGAGGCGACGATCCATTAGTTTTTAGTCTAAGCACCCTTCGAGGCGACGACTTGTCTTTTAGATCTAAGCACCCGCCGAGGCGACGATCCATTTGTCTTTTAGTCTAAGCACCCTTCGAGGCGACGACTTGTCTTTTAGATCTAAGCACCCGCCGAGGCGACGATCCATTTGTATTTTAGTCTAAGCACCATTCGAGGCGACGACTTGTCTTTTAGATCTAAGCACCCGCCGAGGCGATGATCCATTTGTCTTTAGTCTAAGCACCCGCTGAGGCGACGACTTGTCTTTTAGATCTAAGCACCCGCAGAGGCGACGATCCATTTGTTTTTAGTCTAAGCACCCTTCGAGGCGACGACTTGTCTTTTAGATCTAAGCACCCGCCGAGGCGACGATCCATTTTTCTTTTAGATCTAAGCACCCGCCGAGGCGACGATCCGTTTATCTTTTCAATCTAAGCACGATGCTCGAATCTGCTTATCTTTTCAATCTAAGCACGATACTCGAATCTGCCTATCTTTTTCAAATCTAAGCAGATGCTTGAGTCtgcttatttttatatttttaatcttagTTATAATGTTTGAGTCTACTATGAGCTGCTATATTCAAACCCCTCACCTTTCTGGTCAAAATTTGGGTCCATTCGTATTTAATTATCTTCCATCATGAGTACATAAAGACTATCGTCAGCATGCCCTCAGATGAAAGACAATTAAATAGGGGCAGCTGTCACACCCTAAATTTCGCCCACTCTTTTTCATCTgacttttttatcatttaaattaaCATCTATGTTTATACAGTGTATTTAATCaaagttaatttaattaataaaaaagtcaaatatcttttcttgtattattattattattattattaaaacaaaacaaaaaaaaaatataataaaaagagAAGCAACGTTGCTGCATTCCTCTTCtcccttttcaattttttctttttttcttttcattattagtattatttattatagttatggttattataaaaaaatgaaaaaaaagaaactgaGCAACACAGCAGCAATAGTGCGGCGCCTCCCATTCACATTGCTATTTTCTCACAAAAGAGCCTTAGCTACACTTAATCATGAAGGTGAATCTCTCTTTCCAATCCCAATTTTTCcacaaagaaacaaacaaaacagtATTGTGCATATATTGTGGGATTTAGTCTAGCCAGAAGATCTTCAGCACACAATTTGCAGGTTGATTTTTCTTTGATGCATTAAAAGCATAGCCATTTTTTCTTCTGATTTGCAAGGCTATGGTGTAGCCTTTCGGTGCAGAAAATTGGAGTTTGACAAGAGGCAGCTTGGGTGCAGGTTTCATACACTGTTGTGCTTGACTTTTGATGAATTTGAATTGCATTTTGTTCAAACTCCTCTGATTGATTTCTTCTATAAATAGAGGGTAATGGCTGAATTTGAAGAGGAGGCATTGAGTTAGAGGAGGCATTGAGTTAGGGGAGGCATTGAGTTTAGGAGAGGCATTGAGTTTGTGAGAGAGGAAACAGAAATAACATAATTGCAACCAAAGTTCTAACATAACCAACACTTCCATTTTCTATCAACACACCACCACTTCCATCATCACGACCACTATATTCCAACCACCATAACCAACACTTCCATTTTCTAGCAATCATCACCACAAAAAGCAGATAACAGGAACTGAAGAGAAAACAGAACATATCTAAGGTTTTTACTGACTTCAAGTTTTTTtatctgttttattttattttatacttttggTATTGGATTTGTGTTTAGAAGTGGTAAAAAGTAATAAGAAAGTAATTTGGGGTTCCGGCGCGGTGGCACCGCTACCGCGCAGCTGCCGGAATTTGGGTTGGTATGAACACCAAATGAAGAACACAACCGTGTTCTTGAGTGAGAGGAGAGATTTTTGTGAAGAGTAGGTTTATATACCCATAGAGATCCTGTGTGCACGTGTCCACTACGGCAACACCGTAACCCTTTGACCATAGCCGCTGATCTTCATCAGATGGCACAGATCCCCCTTTTCCTTTTTAGTTTACTTAGtcatttaattcatttttatttgtttatttttgtttatatagttATGTGTTCAAActcaaaaatatgaaaaaaatgtcaaaaaaaaaatgaaaacacaaaagtatttattttctttcaaatcAATGCACATCAAATAGTTTTCAAAataaactcaaatgaaaaaggTTTGGTCTGGTGTATATCTTTCCATTTCCTCGATTATTTGAACTCTTGGCGTATGACTCGTAGTTCAAATAGTCGTCATTCTCTAAAAAtatctttttcaaaaattaaaaaaatataaatgaattcAACACATCAAATCAATTTTTGCCTTCGCGCaatcaaaaataataaaaaaaaacaattatcttTTCAAAAATGAAGGATGTTTTATCCGTTCTGACGTGATACAAACAACGCTTAAGTCTCCCACGCGCGAGCATACAAGCATACGTTTAACCACTAAAGAATGTGACTTAAACATTGTTCGCTAAAAACAACCAACACCCAAGCATTTTTCTAACCGAGAACTACGAGAGCTTTGAATTTCCCATCGCACccgggaatacgtaggagcaagATTCAACTCTTGTCAAgccaaataataaataatattttttcccttttttttgtatatagatGAATAAAGAGGCAATACGTAAATAAACGcaaaacattaataaaaaagcatgtaaacaaattaaaaaaacactttttgaCCCTAAGCTAATaagaaggttcccgttgagtacaacggatgtgaggggtgctaataccttccccttgCATAATCGACTCCCGAACCCGACATTGGTTACGATGACCATGTCTTAGCCCTTTTTtaggttttatcgatattttccttttcctttgggaataaataaagttcggtggcgactctgtGTTTCATTTCGCGCGTAATCACGCTCGGGCGTTTTTCGCGGCGCGACATGTGCGCGCGCTTATTTTATATAACAAACCTGATGCGGCGTAGCTAATATTTTTGTTCGCATGCTTATTGGTTGGGTCAATGTGCGTTACAACTTACAAGAGGATAATTTTAGGTATAATAGTTACGTCTTcaataaaatcaattatatacTATACTCAACGTCGACATCTAGTAGGTTATATTGTTCTTACTTGATCATAACCCAGTGTCGTTTTATTCTCCAACATTAAGCTAGCACTAAAGACTGGTCGCTGATTCTGTCGCCGGTAGCTAGTGATTAGTGGATTTTCTACTGACAAAAAGTAGTCTTCAATTCGGTCGCTAATTAATCTTGTTGGCCTACATACATGGATCAGTCTAAGGTCCCATTAATTCATTTATTAAGTTGCTACAAATTAGAGCAtggtttttttataagtaaagaATGGATATTGTTGAAGTAATAGTCTTAAAACTTAATCTTAAAGTACATGACTCtatcaatatatatatgtgtgtgtgtagCAGTAAGAATAAACTGATTTACCATCTGCACATGAAGTGACACCAAGTAAAGAAAACACCTTTTTTTAGTATTACTTGTAGTTAAGAAATCTTTCCTTAAAACAAAGTAGTTTCTCTGACTTACCATGTGCACAAGAAGTGACACCAAGTAAAGAAAACATCTTTTTCTCACTGACAAATTTAGAGGTTATTTTCTGATAATATGAACATTTTAGTTCAGATGTCCTATTCAGTAGTATATAATATGAACAGGAGGATAAACTACCTTGCTAGTTATACATGATTTGCACAATCACATCACATGGAAACTTAGCTAATTATGATATTAAAACTGTAAAACTTGTTGCTACTTGGTTAatcaacacaaaaaaatatgGCTACAAAAACACTACAATGTAACATAACACATTCAATTCATGCATTCCACATACCCTATGATCAATTGATCATTCCAATACCATGACCAAAACTAACACTACCAATTTCAACATCATATCTTCATTCTACAATTCAAACATGGCTGCAGCCACAGAAAACTTGTTTTGTCACATGCTcttattcttaaaaaatattcaaatcatAGAAATCATTATTGCATCCATAGTTTTCATAATCATTCATTCCTTGCGATCCAAGCAACATCATAGCTTACCCAATTGGCCTATCATCGGAATGCTTGGAGGACTCAAAACCAACACATATGAAGGGATAACCGATatacttaaaaatcaaaatggaACATTTAGATTCAAAGGGCCATGGTTCACTAGTTTCAATTTCATCATAACCTCAAAACCTCGCAATTTAGAACATCTTCTCAAAACAAAGTTCACTAATTTCCCTAAAGGAATCTACTTCAGAGACACAGTTTCTGATTTACTTGGA encodes:
- the LOC123922811 gene encoding uncharacterized protein LOC123922811 yields the protein MDQMEQNHAALRVDVDDMKEKMDKMFELMQNMANKPQPVVNQPWPTYGLPPGYVPPEDDSNGPPPPPLVPVAIPVINGGNNSQGVSTGPNGDASHATEDVQLGCPTPNQATVVIAHSEDESTQKYKVLEERLRAIEGFSAFGIDALDMCLVPDVVVPPKFKTPDFEKYKGLQCPKIHLKRFCTKMSAHVTNEKLMMHVFQDSLSGASLDWYMQLERAQIQTWKDLMEAFLTQYKYNIGVAPTRMQLQGMSQKSGESFKEYAQRWREVAARVQPPLLEKELVDTFMSMLQGAYYEKMIGSISSNFADLVTIGERVEEGIKNGKIQGVANSQVGVKKFFGGPPKKKEGETNAVSENASKRPPAQLPYLQYPYVADVAQGQYQQPTYHMHPPQQPFVMPPQNQQPQQNQYQLRNQLVPRNNYEKKAPCFDHVPVPYGQILPYLLQKGMVEPKPLAPMIPPYPPYYDASAKCDYHAGSPGHNIENCKAFKYKVQELLDRKLISFKEESPNVKTNPLPGHASSSVNAIEEVEELELVKEVSKIKTPLSMVKEKLIGFDLFEKLHSSCKDCLVNLNNCQGMKESLQKLMDQGLVQIGYSRKNADISVVESQGLEPFEIPYQRTKVQISIKKIDPVVFHVPAPFSFKSTKEVPWNYLPTVSVGGEPIVNVEPVIDNIVGIGGMTRSGRVFSPNQPNRSIVSAPAEPIKGKDVEGLGMEVGQSKKMVPQGEAEEFLRIIRKSDYKIIDQLGQTPSKISMLSLLLSSEAHRDTLLKILNEAHVAKDITVDQFDGVVANITTSRYLGFNEDELPSDSRDHNKALHISVKCLNNILSKVLVDTGSSLNVMPKTTLNKLASEEASIRPSSLIVKAFDGSKRAVMGEVDLPIHIGPQLFIITFQIMDINPAYSCLLGRPWIHAAGAVTSTLHQKLKFIADDKVIVVSGQEDMMVSHLSSFRYIEADEEIAEVPFQALEIASATTLQEKRKSSKKSGLTMTSWKAMKEALEEGIPSGWGKVPEVCEKKDRFGLGYQPTTRGILGAAQRKMGTLQETFRSAGFNYEGHVAMLNDEEEDTPDLVHQCAPDEVLRNWKAWEIPESSSCRSTNRPIETNTAMIPVDFEFPINQAEEGDEDDSELPEGLARLLEQEEKEIQPHQEPIEVINLGTDEDKKEIKIGASLQEGVKRRLVNLLQEYVDVFAWSYQDMPGLDTDIVVHKLPLKPECPPVKQKLRRTRPDMALKIREEVRKQFDAGFLAVSKYPQWVANIVPVPKKDGKVRMCVDYRDLNRASPKDDFPLPHIDVLVDNTAQYSVFSFMDGFSGYNQIKMAPEDMEKTTFMTPWGTFCYKVMPFGLKNVGATYQRAMVTLFHDMIHKEIEVYVDDMIAKSQEEEDHLIHLQKLFARLRKFKLRLNPNKCTFGVRSGKLLGFIVSQRGIEVDPDKVKAIQNMPAPKTEKEVRGFLGRLNYIARFISHLTATCEPIFKLLRKDQAIEWNEDCQRAFDKIKEYLQEPPILTPPVPGRPLLMYLTVLEGSMGCVLGQQDETGRKEHAIYFLSKKFTECESRYTALEKTCCALAWAARRLRQYMLTHTTMLISKMDPIKYIFEKPALTGKIARWQMLLSEYDIQYVTQKAIKGSVLAEHLAHQPLEEYQPIQFDFPDEDIMVVSDKEAIGDDEGPEPGARWKLAFDGASNAMGHGVGAVLISPRNGYTPFTARLCFDCTNNVAEYEACIMGLEAAINLRIKILEVYGDSALVICQVKGEWETRHPKLIPYRAHVVKLMEYFDEITFHHIPREENQVADALATLSSMYQVRSHNEAPIIKVERRDEPVVCTIVEEGLDGKPWFHDIKRYLEKQEYPENASSNDKKTLRRLASQFFLNGDVLYKRNHDMILLRCVDKREAELLITEIHEGSFGTHANGHAMAKKILRAGYYWLTMEADCFRYVKTCHKCQIYADKVHVPPTPLNVLTAPWPFSMWGIDMIGMIEPKASNGHRFILVAIDYFTKWVEAASYANVTKQVVVRFIKKEIICRYGIPNKIITDNGSNLNNKTMKELCGDFKIEHHNSSPYRPKMNGAVEAANKNIKKIIQKMVKNYKDWHEMLPYALHGYRTTVRTSTGATPFSLVYGMEAVLPIEVEIPSLRVLMETKLEEAEWVQTRFDQLNLIEEKRLTALCHGQLYQKRLKKAFDKKVRPREFHEGDLVLKKILPIHKDPRGKWTPNYEGPYVVKKAFSGGALIITTMDGEELPLSVNADAVKKYYA